In Brachypodium distachyon strain Bd21 chromosome 5, Brachypodium_distachyon_v3.0, whole genome shotgun sequence, the genomic window TTGACGTATTCAACTTTTATTGAATATATCGTGCCTTTTGTGTTCTTGGCAGTTGAGATCACTTTGTTCTCAGAAGTCTGAGGTAACCGAGAATtagaaatacggagtagttcaTTTGAAATGAAAATAGATCTAATCATGTGTAATTTTTGTTCCCTGCTTTTAGGGGCAACAGTAGCATTTCATGCCTTTAGTATACATTGCCAACATGGCCATGCGTGTACTGGAACGAGCCTAACCAAGCAATCTATCCGTGCATTCCGCTAGCTTATTTGTTTGATGTTGGATCTTCCATTTCAATGAGTCGCATGTAAATGGCCACGCTAAGTTCAGACAATCTTATGATTTAATCAGATCTTGCTCACCTTGTTAGGTCTACAgttgaaggaagaagagaagcatCCTATTTGTTATGGCGGGAACTGAATCTTCACAGTCATCGAGACAAAGCAGTTTTAACTCTTTAGCAAAGGACCTAGAACTTCCTTTGGAGCAAGGGTGCCTCTCTATCGTTGTACTTGGGGCATCTGGGGACCTTGCCAAGAAAAAAACCTTCCCAGCACTCTACCACCTTTTTGAGCAGGTAGTTTGACAATAACTAGTTATTCCTTATGCAAATTGCAAAATCTCTATTCTGAAAGTGATAATCTAATGTACATTCAGTTGACGCATTCCAGAGCAAGAAAtcgtttttcatttttcttagAATGATCTGATCACGAGTATAAGCGCAAACAGTTGTAACCATCTTTCTTCCTGGGTATGCAATAATGCTGTAGGAGTCAATTCAAAGGATTGGTGTCAAACAGTTTGAGATTCTATTTATTCAACTACTACCTGTGTTACCCACCATTTGTAAATAACTGGTGGCAAATCACAGTTTAAGATTCTATTTATTCGATAGCTACCTGTGTTACCAGCTATTTGTAAATAACTGGTGGCAAACTACAGTATCCATGCTACTTCTGTGCAGTGTCTGTTATATACACTATAATTCCCAGGTCAATTGATATTAGTTTACTTTAATGTTATGTGTTACAGGGTTTTTTACAATCTGGTGAGGTGCATATATTTGGGTATGCAAGATCAAATCTCTCTGATGATGGGTTAAGAGAACGCATCCGTGGGTAAGTTTCTGGGTGCTGGAATAATTATTTGGAACTCCTTGCTTTCCATGAAACATTATCTAGAAAATGGCTCCATcgtgttctaaaaaaaactctagGTTATCACATCTTGCTGTTGCATTTAGACACTTTAGCCTGTTTTCAGCATATCTGCATCTCTAACTACCAGGATTCTGCATACTAGTAAGGATGTCTGCCAAATTAGACTAAAATTCTGTAAGCATTGATACTAACGGTATTATGCTCTTAAAAAATGTACAGGTACCTCAAAGGAGCATCATCAGAGGAGCATATTTCAGAATTTTTGCAATTGGTAGGTTGTTGTATATAAACTCACTCCTAATTCCTTCTGCAACATGCACGTCATTATGGTAAATTTTTATTGCAGATTAAATATGTCAGTGGTTCCTATGACAGTGGAGAAGGATTTGATAACTTgaacaaggaaatatcagAGTATGAGAAGTCAAACGAATCGGGAAGCTCCCGCAGACTCTTTTATTTGGCATTACCTCCATCTGTCTACCCTTCAGTGTGCAAAATGATCCGAACATATTGCATGAATCCAAGTAAGTTTCTTCTATGCTTTCTCAGAAGATTATCTTCATCAGGACCTATTTTCTTTGCTTTAGTTTATAGGGCAATAaatgcatgcatttttattCAAGTTATGAGGACATGATCGTTTCTGAACATTTTAGTTTCTACCTGCTATTCCTTCTAATACAAATTGACATGCATTTTTAtgcgtgttcgagaaaaaagtTTCCAGCTGCTATTCACTTCAGCTCAGAAAAAGTGGAGATACACTCTACTGTACTAAATTGCATTGTTacttttgtaaaatttgggaCAGACATTAATGTTCTGCTTGCAGCTTCTCGCGCTGGATGGACTAGAGTAATTGTCGAGAAGCCATTTGGAAAGGACTTGGACACCTCAGAAGAGTTAAGTTCCCAACTTGGGGAGTTATTCGAGGAAGATCAGCTCTACAGGATTGACCACTACTTGGGAAAGGAGTTGGTCCAAAACTTGGTAATGTTTATAATTTTGTTCATGTATTTATATTTTACTCGCATTGGGCTAACTCTTTCTGAACTGATCACAATTCACAGCTTGTGCTTCGTTTTGCAAACCGTTTGTTCTTACCTCTTTGGAACCGTGACAATGTTGATAATATACAGGTATGCTTGTTTCTAGTTACGCACTTGGCAGTAGGCACCTTACAATTGCTGACTCAAGAAATCCATAACCTGCAGTTACTGCACCATGCAAGTAGGCATTTCTTTTGTAGGTTATTGCATTAGACCATTAGCTGTTTGCTAcctttaatttatttttgttttgaatgaACCAAATTAAACCTAATACCAGTGAAGAACATGGTATACTATAAAAGCTTCATTCTGTAATGAATCCAATCTTGCAGATTGTATTCAGGGAGGATTTCGGAACTGAAGGGCGTGGAGGATATTTTGATCAATATGGGTACATAAAAGCATTAAACTTTATTAAGTTCTTAATCTAAATTTTACCCTTACTTCAGTAGATCATACCCTTATAAGTAAAGAGTATTAATCTTGTAAAACATATATCTGAATCTGATAAGCAAGGTAAATTTTGATATACTACTTTAGATATGTCAGCAGTCCTAATTGGCCCTTGTTGATCAATATATCATTTTGTATTTGAAAGAGTGAAAATGTGTATTTATCTTTATTATATAGGTTTCCAAAGTTCAACATTCAAAATTATTGATTACAATTTAACAGCAACCAATTATTTAGTGTGGAAGTACCTAACCTCCCTCTTATTACTGCAGGATCATCCGTGATATCATTCAGAACCATCTGTTGCAGGTAAAAATTAATAAGATTTGTTAATTCTCCATatagttttattttgtaatcATTTTATAACTTGGCTTCAGCATTCAGTCTGTTACTTTAGACAATAAATGCCTTTTTTCATCTTACTCATGTTTGTGTAACATTCAGCGTATTCGAGTGTATTTAACATTGATGAGCACAGCTGTCTAATGCTGAACCATATATGGCCTAACTACAAATGTTAATAGGAGTACATGATAGATAGGACTGTTTGCAGACTACAAATGTTCTTAGGAGTTAAACAGTTCGATAATAAAGTACTGCCATCTTGTGCAGGTTTTCTGTTTGGTTGCAATGGAAAAGCCTGTCTCTCTTAAGCCTGAGCACATTAGAGATGAGAAAGTCAAGGTTCTTATCTCCTCTGCTCCCCGTTAATACTGTACTTGATCATCTACTCCCTACatgctactccgtactactgTACTGCAGCTTTGCTAGCTTGTCGTGACTTGATTTCTTCTATAATATTTAGCAGAGTACATATCGTATGTATTTCCTGTTGGTTTAGTGCTAAGCAAAATCACTTTCCTGTGTTAATGTCAGGTTCTGCAATCTGTGAACCCTATAAAGGATGAAGAGGTAGTCCTTGGACAATATGAGGGCTACAAGGATGACCCTACAGTACCAGATGACTCTAATACCCCAACTTTTGCATCTGTTGTACTTCGGGTACACAATGAAAGATGGGAAGGTATTTGTTTCATCCAGTATTTGTTCTTTGACTTAATCACGCCCTTGTCTGGATCATACCATCTCCACTTTTGGTATTAACTCCTAAATATTCATATCCTACAGGTGTCCCTTTCATTCTTAAAGCTGGTAAAGCATTAAACTCAAGGAAAGCCGAAATCCGTGTGCAGTTCAAGGATGTTCCTGGTGACATTTTTAGATGTATGTGCTTAGACATTAATTTTCATGGTCTGGTTTATTTCTGTTTACATGCAATGTGGCTACCTAATCAAGTGTGTTTTCATGGTCTAGTTTAATGGAGTTGCCTTTACATAAACTAGGCAGTAGAAAACTAGAAGTACTTTTCATAAGTCTGATACTTTGGTACCTCGAGATCTGAAATATGAAAGTAATAGGTAAAGTTTCATTAACAGTACAaaataggtaaaaacagatcccTACACCCGGGAAAGGACTTCCTTTATGTTGAATAAAATGAATACAACAACATGAGGTGAGTTTTCTTAGGAAGACTTGtggacaaaaacaaaactagataAACAGTGAAGATAGTTTCTGTCTAACCTTAAGCTATCTATCATGCTTCATAAGCTCTCCTGGCCCTATCATGGCATGTTGTTATATTTATTAGGGTGTTACGGTTTCAAAAACAATTGTTAGGGTGTTAGATTAAGATGACAGTTTTCCTCACGTGTTAGCTCAGTTGAATGCCTCTGTTGTTGACATTCTTGCTATCAATTTGTTCTCTTTTATGCCAAAGTCATAATTTGAGACCCAATGGCTGACCTAAATTTTAACCTGTTGAAGGTAAGAAGCAAGGAAGAAATGAGTTTGTCATACGCCTCCAGCCATCAGAATCCATGTACATGAAACTAACCGTAAGTCCAGCTACTTAAGTAATTTTCTAATACTTTCTCCAGTGAAATATGCTGACATCTGAGCACAACAGTATTGCTAAGATAATTTACTGACATTACATGAATTTGTGCAGGTGAAGAAACCTGGATTAGAAATGGCTACTGAACAGAGTGAACTTGATTTGTCATATGGGATGCGGTACCAAACTGTCAAGATTCCAGAGGCATATGAACGCCTAATCTTGGATACGTACGTATCATCCTTCCAGAGGCATATTATGTTTGATTTTGTCCATAGCACATTATAATGTCCACTCTCAATGTATCACACTGATGCTCAGCCATGTTTCCACAGAATAAGAGGAGACCAGCAACATTTTGTGCGCCGAGATGAGCTGAAGGTGTGCTTCCACCCCAGATGACTTTTTTGAAGACATTATTTCTTCTATTTCTTCTTTCAAAGGGCACTCTTTTTTTCATTCCCTCCCTGACATTGTGTCTGGTGGTTTCAGGCTGCCTGGCAGATCTTCACTCCCTTGTTGCACGACATCGACGCAGGCAAGCTGAAGACTGTGCCATATCAGCCTGGCAGCCGAGGCCCCAAGGAAGCTGATGAACTGAGCGAGAAGGTTGGGTATATGCAGACCCATGGTTACATATGGATACCACCCACCCTTAAATAGAGTGGTGGTTTGCATAGCCCCTCCCTGAATCCTCGTAGGTGCTGTTTAGCTAGGATGAGTGGAACTACCACGGTATAAATGCTACGGATTTTCCCGGTGCCGCCAGTTACATGGTGCTGTAATAACAATCTGCTTGGTGAAATATATACCCACTGCGGTGTGAAATAAGAATGCAGTGTTTCAATCAGTGCGAGTTATCAGTGTTGACTTGGCTGCGAATACTGATCTTTTTTTCTGATGGAATATGTGTGTTATCAGACATTGTGCATAGGCAAATCTCTAGACATCTGACCGGATAAAAAAGGGCTGGGGACTTAGTCCAGCCAGAAACATATTTGCCTGGGATGGAGAGCAGTACTCGCTCTACAGAGATCACAATGGTTTCGAAGCTCAACTTGTAAGCGGTTGAAAAGTAGGCATCTTACGGCTGCCAATATTGATGGTCGGAATCAGGAAATCCGTATTTCCATCTGCATGCACTGCATTACAAGACCTCGGCCGTGGGAGATGAGCATAATGCATGACTAGATGATGACAAGAGCCAAGGCTAGAACTCAATATGGATGCCTGATAAATATTCAAGATTGGAATAAAGAGAAACTACACAAGCTACATTCCAACTAA contains:
- the LOC100827539 gene encoding glucose-6-phosphate 1-dehydrogenase, cytoplasmic isoform, which encodes MAGTESSQSSRQSSFNSLAKDLELPLEQGCLSIVVLGASGDLAKKKTFPALYHLFEQGFLQSGEVHIFGYARSNLSDDGLRERIRGYLKGASSEEHISEFLQLIKYVSGSYDSGEGFDNLNKEISEYEKSNESGSSRRLFYLALPPSVYPSVCKMIRTYCMNPTSRAGWTRVIVEKPFGKDLDTSEELSSQLGELFEEDQLYRIDHYLGKELVQNLLVLRFANRLFLPLWNRDNVDNIQIVFREDFGTEGRGGYFDQYGIIRDIIQNHLLQVFCLVAMEKPVSLKPEHIRDEKVKVLQSVNPIKDEEVVLGQYEGYKDDPTVPDDSNTPTFASVVLRVHNERWEGVPFILKAGKALNSRKAEIRVQFKDVPGDIFRCKKQGRNEFVIRLQPSESMYMKLTVKKPGLEMATEQSELDLSYGMRYQTVKIPEAYERLILDTIRGDQQHFVRRDELKAAWQIFTPLLHDIDAGKLKTVPYQPGSRGPKEADELSEKVGYMQTHGYIWIPPTLK